The Salvelinus sp. IW2-2015 linkage group LG15, ASM291031v2, whole genome shotgun sequence genome includes a region encoding these proteins:
- the LOC111973830 gene encoding transitional endoplasmic reticulum ATPase — protein MASGGESKNDDLSTAILKQKTRPNRLIVDESINEDNSVVSLSQAKMDELQLFRGDTVLMKGKKRRESVCIVLSDDTCSDEKVRMNRVVRNNLRVRLGDVISIQPCPDVKYGKRIHVLPIDDTVEGITGNLFEVYLKPYFLEAYRPIRKGDIFLVRGGMRAVEFKVVETDPNPYCIVAPDTVIHCEGEPIRREDEEESLNEVGYDDIGGVRKQLAQIKEMVELPLRHPALFKAIGVKPPRGILLYGPPGTGKTLIARAVANETGAFFFLINGPEIMSKLAGESESNLRKAFEEAEKNSPAIIFIDELDAIAPKREKTHGEVERRIVSQLLTLMDGLKQRAHVIVMAATNRPNSIDAALRRFGRFDKEVDIGIPDATGRLEILQIHTKNMKLNDDVDLEQVANETHGHVGADLAALCSEAALQAIRKKMDLIDLEDETIDAEVMNSLAVTMDDFRWALSQSNPSALRETVVEVPNITWGDIGGLEDVKRELQELVQYPVEHPDKFLKFGMTPSKGVLFYGPPGCGKTLLAKAIANECQANFISIKGPELLTMWFGESEANVREIFDKARQAAPCVLFFDELDSIAKARGGNVGDGGGAADRVINQILTEMDGMSSKKNVFIIGATNRPDIIDPAILRPGRLDQLIYIPLPDEKSRINILKANLRKSPISKDVDLDFLAKMTNGFSGADLTEICQRACKLAIRECIENEIRRERERQTNPSAMEVEEDDPVPEIRKDHFEEAMRFARRSVSDNDIRKYEMFAQTLQQSRGFGSFRFPSNAAGGSGPSQGTGGTAGGPVFNEDNDDDLYG, from the exons ATGGCCTCGGGGGGAGA ATCCAAAAATGATGACCTTTCCACTGCGATTCTGAAGCAGAAGACCAGACCAAACAGATTGATTGTCGATGAATCCATCAATGAGGACAAcagtgtggtctctctctctcag GCAAAGATGGATGAGCTGCAGCTGTTCCGTGGCGACACAGTGCTGATGAAGGGGAAGAAGCGCAGGGAGTCTGTGTGTATTGTCCTGTCTGACGACACCTGCTCTGATGAGAAGGTCCGCATGAACCGTGTGGTCCGCAACAATCTCCGTGTCCGTCTGGGGGATGtcatcag TATCCAGCCATGTCCTGATGTAAAGTATGGGAAGAGGATTCATGTTCTGCCTATTGATGACACAGTCGAGGGGATCACTGGCAACCTGTTTGAGGTCTACCTCAAACCCTACTTCCTAGAGGCCTACAGGCCCATCCGCAAGG GTGATATCTTCCTGGTTCGGGGGGGTATGCGTGCGGTGGAGTTCAAGGTGGTAGAGACCGACCCCAACCCCTACTGCATCGTCGCCCCAGATACAGTCATCCACTGCGAGGGAGAGCCTATCAGGAGAGAG GATGAGGAGGAGTCCCTGAATGAGGTGGGCTATGATGATATCGGAGGAGTGAGGAAGCAGCTGGCTCAGATCAAGGAGATGGTTGAGCTCCCTCTCAGACACCCTGCACTGTTCAAGGCTATAGGAGTCAAG CCCCCCCGTGGTATCCTGCTGTACGGACCTCCCGGTACAGGAAAGACCCTGATTGCCAGAGCTGTCGCTAACGAGACCGGCGCCTTCTTCTTCCTCATCAACG GTCCTGAGATTATGAGTAAGCTGgctggagagagtgagagcaacCTGAGGAAGGCCTTTGAGGAGGCTGAGAAGAACTCCCCTGCCATCATCTTCATTGATGAACTGGATGCTATCGCTCccaagagagagaag ACTCATGGGGAAGTGGAGAGGCGTATCGTGTCTCAGCTGCTGACCCTGATGGACGGGCTGAAGCAGAGAGCTCATGTCATCGTCATGGCAGCCACCAACAGACCAAACAGCATAGATGCTGCGCTTAGAAGATTTG ggcgTTTTGACAAGGAGGTGGACATTGGTATCCCCGATGCTACAGGCAGACTGGAGATCCTGCAGATCCACACCAAGAACATGAAACTGAATGATGATGTTGACCTTGAGCAG GTGGCTAATGAGACCCACGGCCACGTGGGTGCTGATCTGGCTGCCCTGTGCTCAGAGGCTGCTCTCCAGGCCATCAGGAAGAAGATGGACCTCATCGACCTGGAGGACGAGACCATCGATGCGGAGGTCATGAACTCCCTTGCCGTTACCATGGACGACTTTAGG TGGGCTTTGAGCCAGAGTAACCCATCAGCTCTGAGGGAGACAGTGGTGGAGGTTCCTAACATCACCTGGGGGGACATCGGAGGACTGGAAGACGTCAAGCGGGAGCTGCAGGAGCTGGTGCAG TACCCAGTGGAGCACCCAGATAAGTTCCTGAAGTTCGGTATGACCCCTTCAAAGGGAGTGTTGTTCTACGGGCCTCCGGGTTGCGGTAAGACCCTGCTGGCCAAGGCCATTGCCAACGAGTGCCAGGCTAACTTCATCTCCATTAAAGGACCTGAGCTTCTCACCATGTGGTTTGGAGAGTCAGAGGCTAACGTCAGGGAGATCTTTGACAAG GCTCGCCAGGCAGCCCCATGTGTGTTGTTCTTTGACGAGTTGGACTCCATAGCGAAGGCCCGTGGCGGTAATGTGGGAGACGGTGGCGGAGCGGCCGACCGTGTCATCAACCAGATCCTGACTGAGATGGACGGCATGTCCAGCAAGAAGAACGTCTTCATCATTGGCGCCACCAATCGCCCTGACATCATCGACCCTGCCATCCTCCGACCCGGTCGTCTGGACCAGCTCATATACATCCCTTTGCCTGACGAGAAGAGCAGGATCAATATTCTCAAGGCTAACCTCCGGAAGAGCCCCATTAGCAAG GATGTTGATCTGGACTTCCTGGCTAAGATGACCAATGGTTTCTCGGGTGCTGACCTTACAGAGATCTGCCAGCGGGCCTGTAAGCTGGCTATCAGAGAGTGCATTGAGAACGAGATTCgccgggagagggagaggcagaccaACCCCTCTGCTATG gaggtggaggaagacgaCCCTGTGCCTGAGATCAGGAAGGACCACTTTGAGGAGGCCATGCGATTCGCCCGCCGCTCCGTCAGTGACAATGACATCCGCAAATACGAGATGTTTGCCCAGACACTGCAGCAGAGCCGAGGATTTGGCAGCTTCAG GTTCCCCTCCAATGCTGCAGGGGGCAGCGGTCCCAGCCAGGGTACTGGGGGCACTGCTGGGGGGCCCGTGTTTAACGAGGATAATGATGATGACCTGTATGGATAG
- the fancg gene encoding Fanconi anemia group G protein, whose amino-acid sequence MSHVSAPCLLDRWTEENNAVVDKWKQHRDRGDAVTREQGLTLLKWCYVESHKLLQKIQGVLAVPAHIQLELTVVYNCCLFSFSQTQLTEAEHLLTHSLERALGAVGCDRPPPNPPVFWCMVLKSLGSTPSLRSCTLQLLCLHWALWLSTWRLGHIQELQEELRSLSEGLGAGEVTVERSAVRPAVLVHPRDLKDLLLICTVIAQGAELLCEGRCSEALTVLQRDSSPLAPRELLAQIHTLTGLCLSRTGRPHSAMQCYRKALETDVRCVCALHQSILVYRQLGNTQAEIQALRLLHSVLMMPPATQPAVAPPIICPASLLPGQSLSSLLSVPSPLSVLHSLAQKCVLHGSVSEGVEHYLDLLAALQSDHQLSQGFSEAPSLPRLPELYLEAGSSLLTAQRPADCLALCDEVISTTLELLPERLLLEEPMEASVPGSPDKLGLGQDRLGVVLWSGAAYLLQAHCYSHLKDWKQAVTHYTRCINLLMKVCVKQKGCVKLELGVRTLQRLKGLALAGRGISFTHRDQKRESLRDLQLSLQAAPGCASAGLWLTEVLWRLGRRQEAAAFWEKTQSSSTASSLEGVPLYLLDPQTGPSLDLTDLRRRVEEFINTRHS is encoded by the exons ATGTCTCACGTATCTGCTCCATGTTTGCTGGACAGATGGACTGAAGAAAATAACGCTGTCGTAGACAAGTGGAAG CAACATCGTGACAGAGGAGACGCAGTAACTCGGGAACAGGGTCTGACACTACTGAAATGGTGCTACGTGGAGAGTCACAAACTACTACAGAAAATACAAG GTGTACTTGCGGTGCCGGCCCATATCCAGTTGGAGTTGACAGTGGTGTATAACTGCTGTCTGTTCTCCTTCAGTCAGACACAACTCACTGAGGCAGAGCATCTCCTCACACACAGCCTGGAGAGAG CTCTAGGTGCTGTAGGTTGTGATCGTCCACCTCCCAACCCCCCAGTGTTCTGGTGTATGGTTCTAAAGTCCCTGGGTTCCACACCTTCCCTGCGCTCCTGTACTCTGCAGCTGCTCTGTCTGCACTGGGCTCTCTGGCTGTCTACCTGGAGACTGGGGCACATACAGGAGCtgcag GAAGAGCTGCGATCTCTCTCTGAGGGACTGGGGGCAGGAGAGGTGACTGTGGAGAGGAGTGCAGTCAGGCCAGCGGTGCTAGTGCACCCCAGGGATCTAAAAGACCTCCTTCTCATCTGCACTGTCATCGCTCAAG GTGCTGAGCTGCTGTGTGAGGGGCGGTGTTCAGAGGCCCTGACTGTTCTTCAGAGAGACTCCTCCCCATTGGCCCCCAGAGAACTGCTGGCccagatacacacactcacaggcctCTGCCTCAGCCGCacg GGTCGTCCACACAGTGCTATGCAGTGTTATAGGAAGGCGTTGGAGACGGacgtgaggtgtgtgtgtgcgctgcacCAGAGCATCCTGGTCTACAGGCAGCTGGGAAACACACAAGCAGAGATCCAGGCTCTACGTCTGCTACACTCA GTTCTGATGATGCCACCTGCCACCCAGCCTGCTGTGGCCCCACCTATCATCTGTCCCGCCTCTCTGCTCCCTGGCCAATCCCTATCCAGCCTGCTTTCTGTCCCCTCCCCCCTCAGCGTACTACACAGTCTGGCTCAGAAGTGTGTGCTCCACGGAAG tgtgtcAGAAGGTGTAGAGCACTACTTGGACCTCCTAGCTGCTCTTCAGTCAGACCACCAGCTGTCTCAGGGGTTCTCTGAGGCCCCTTCCCTCCCCAGGTTACCTGAGCTCTACCTGGAGGCTGGCTCCTCCCTGTTGACGGCCCAGCGGCCTGCAGACTGCCTGGCACTTTGTGATGAAGTCATCAGTACGACTCTGGAGCTGCTCCCAGAGAGGCTGTTGCTGGAGGAGCCCATGGAGGCGTCTGTGCCTGGGTCTCCAGACAAGCTGGGGTTAGGCCAGGACCGGCTGGgtgtggtgctgtggtctggGGCTGCCTACCTTCTCCAGGCCCACTGCTACTCCCACCTCAAGGACTGGAAGCAGGCTGTCACCCACTACACCAG GTGCATCAACCTGCTGATGAAGGTGTGTGTTAAACAGAAAG GCTGTGTGAAGCTGGAGCTAGGTGTTAGGACCCTGCAGAGGCTGAAAGGGCTGGCTCTGGCAGGGAGAGGAATCagcttcacacacagagaccagaAGAGGGAATCCCTGAGAGACCTACAGCTCAGCCTGCAGGCTGCACCAG GGTGTGCGAGCGCTGGGCTGTGGCTGACTGAGGTGCTGTGGAGGCTGGGAAGGAGACAGGAGGCTGCAGCCTTTTGGGAGAAGACTCAGAGCTCCAGCACAGCTTCATCATTAGA AGGTGTTCCCCTGTACCTGCTGGACCCCCAGACTGGCCCCTCCCTGGACCTCACTGACCTCCGACGCAGAGTGGAGGAGTTCATCAACACTCGGCACAGCTAG